The segment TCCACCTGCGCCTGCAGGGCGAGTAATTCTTCTAAAGATAAAACTGTGCCCAGACTATCCACCGGTTCCCCCTGTTGCCGGTTCATCAGCAACTTTTTCTCGATGTCCCGGTCGGGATAGCCAATGGATAACCGCATCAAAAACCGGTCCAACTGGCTTTCCGGCAGCGGGTACGTCCCGTGGTATTCGATGGGGTTTTGGGTGGCGAGAACAATAAACGGTTTCGGCAATTCATAGGTTTGGTCATCCAGCGACACCCGTTGTTCCGCCATGGCTTCCAGCAGGGCGCTTTGGGTGCGGGGCGATGTGCGGTTAATTTCGTCCGCCAGGATCACATTGGCAAAAATCGGCCCTGGACGAAACTCAAACCGCGATTGGTTCCGGTCAAAAATGGTCACTCCCAAGATGTCTGCGGGCAATAAATCGCTGGTGAATTGAATCCGTTGAAATTTGCCCCCAATACTGCGAGCCATTGCCTGAGTGAGCGTCGTTTTTCCCACCCCCGGCACATCTTCAATCAGCACGTGACCCCCGGCAATCACCGCCGTTAGCACCCGTTCCACAACCTGCGGTTTGCCTAGGAAAACCGACGTGATATTGGCCATCAACTTGGCAATGGGGTGGTCACTCATGGCGACACCGCGCTGTAAATCTGTTGCCACGCCCGCACCGTATTCACACCAATTTCACTATCAATCAATTCCCCGCTGGTCGTCACCAACCGAATTAAAACTTTGCTTTCCGGCGCTTGCCCCAATACCCTAGCCACCTCTTTAGGAACGGCAAAGGTATTATTTTCTCCCTGAGTCAATGTCACGGGCTGCTCCCCAATTTTCATCTGCACCCTGTCAATCCTGCGGCTGGTATCAATCTGACTACAACTCAGCCCGCCAACCGGGAAATACACGAACAAATAACCAACGTAGGGACGGCTGCATTGGGTGCCATACCCCACCAAAAACCGCACTCGCTGGGGTTGCCACAGGCTCAACACCGTCACCCTGGGGATTTCCCCACGACTAAACTCGTGCCGGTCAAACACCCCCAGCGATTCCCCCTCAAACGGGTCTTTCACCAGCACCGGACGCGACCAGGGCACCTGCATCCCCACCGCCAGCGCCGCCGATGGCACCACCGGTAAAGGGGCTGGTTCAGCCTTCACAGCCGTTGACAGCCCCAGAACTCCGGCGCTCACACCAGCGATCAATACTTTTTGCCAACAGCCAACCATTTGGTCGCTCGACCCACGCCTTTCACCATAGCACAGCTGCTCGACACCATTGAGCCAGTTTGCTGTCCTATGGGAAAATGCCAAGTGGAGAACGCTGTTTATTAGGAAAAGGGCAGTGGTGACACATCCCATGCAATTTGCGCCCTTGCTCCGGTGGTTGGTCAGTGCCATTGCAGTTGCCCTGCTGTGGCTCCCCCAAGTCCCTGTGCATGCCGCTGGTGGGTTACTGGTCTCCCGCAATCCCGTCACCGACCCCAGAGCCATTCTCCGGCACGCCCTACCGGTGAACGACCCTTACATCCGCCAGATCGAAAGCAGCTTGGAAGACATCCACGACCAGCTCAAAGCCAAGCGGTGGCGGGCTATTGCCAGTGATGTGAAAACGGCCCAGCGAGTGCTAGCGGAGCATCGCCAGGACATCCTGGCCCAAGTTGCGCCGGAGAACCAGGCCCCAGCTCAAGCCCTGCTCGACCACTTGGCCCACGACCTCGACGAACTGAGCGAAATCATCGGTCAACGCAGTCGCACCGCCATCACCAATGCCCAAGCGGACTTGCTCGACCACGTGGGTGCCGTTGAAGCCCTCATGGTCAAGGCGTTCCCCTTTGAAATTCCCCCCGAATATCAGCATCTCCCCCAACTGCTGGGGCGCGCCACCGTCAAGATAGTCACCAACAAAGGCGATCTAGTCGTGGTTCTAGACGGGTACAACGCCCCGATTACCGCTGGCAATTTTCTGGATTTGGTCCAGCAACACTTCTATGACCATTTACCCTTCACCCGCGCCGAAGAATCCTTTGTGGTGCAAGCCGGCGACCCCCCTGGCGAAGCCGACGGTTACGTAGACCCCCGCACCGGTACCGTCCGTCGCATCCCTCTAGAAATTCGCGTCGAAGGCGACCCCGCTCCCCTTTATGGCACCACCCTTGAAGCCGCCGGTCGTTATTTAGATAAACCCGTATTGCCCTTTGCCGCCTACGGCACCCTGGCGATGGCCCGCAACGAATTTGACCCCAACAGCGCCTCGTCCCAGTTTTTCTTCCTCCGGTTTGAAAACGAACTCACTCCCCCCGGCCTCAACCTTCTGGATGGCCGTTACGCCGTTTTTGGCTACCTCATTGACGGGCAAGACGTGTTAGAGAAAATTCGCCCTGGCGACGAAATTCAGACCATCGAAATCCTAGACGGCGCCGAGCATCTGGTCAACGCCACTCCCTTGCCCTCTAGCAGCGCGGCGGCCCTCGAACCCATCCTGTTTATCCCCCAGTTCTAAGACCCCACCGTAGTGCCCATGCTCTCTGTCTATTTGTTCTTCGCCATTGTTGGCGGCGCCCTCATGCTGCTGAGCCTGTGGCAGGGTGAATTCGATATGGACGCCGACGGCGAACCCGATTTCACCTGGAGCGACATTCCTTTTTTCAGCCTGCGGTTTTGGGTCTTTGGCGGCGGCATGTTTGGCTTGACCGGTCTCATTCTGACCTGGAGCGGTCGGAGTTTTTGGACCACCTTCATTAGCGCTTTGGTCATTGGTTTGAACACCGGCTGGCTACTGACCCTGCTGATCCGGCGGTTACGTCGCCACACCCCCAACAGCCTGATTACGCCCGACGACCTGATTGGCTGCACCGGCACCGTGGAACTACCGATCGACCCTGAGCAACCCGGCAAAGTCCGCCTGAGTCTCAAAGGGCAACAAGTCGAATATCCCGCTCGCAGCCGCACCCCTGTGCCATGGGGCCAAACCGTCGTCGTCGTGGACGTTCATGACCAGTGGGTCGAAGTCATCCCCCAGGGAGTTGACAACCCCCAAACAAACTTGCTAGATTGAAAAAGCGCTCGATAGGGAGCGGCAGTACCTGGACAAGTCAATAAGGTTTGAAAGCCAGCCGCAAAC is part of the Gloeomargarita sp. SKYB120 genome and harbors:
- a CDS encoding peptidylprolyl isomerase, producing the protein MQFAPLLRWLVSAIAVALLWLPQVPVHAAGGLLVSRNPVTDPRAILRHALPVNDPYIRQIESSLEDIHDQLKAKRWRAIASDVKTAQRVLAEHRQDILAQVAPENQAPAQALLDHLAHDLDELSEIIGQRSRTAITNAQADLLDHVGAVEALMVKAFPFEIPPEYQHLPQLLGRATVKIVTNKGDLVVVLDGYNAPITAGNFLDLVQQHFYDHLPFTRAEESFVVQAGDPPGEADGYVDPRTGTVRRIPLEIRVEGDPAPLYGTTLEAAGRYLDKPVLPFAAYGTLAMARNEFDPNSASSQFFFLRFENELTPPGLNLLDGRYAVFGYLIDGQDVLEKIRPGDEIQTIEILDGAEHLVNATPLPSSSAAALEPILFIPQF
- a CDS encoding MoxR family ATPase — encoded protein: MSDHPIAKLMANITSVFLGKPQVVERVLTAVIAGGHVLIEDVPGVGKTTLTQAMARSIGGKFQRIQFTSDLLPADILGVTIFDRNQSRFEFRPGPIFANVILADEINRTSPRTQSALLEAMAEQRVSLDDQTYELPKPFIVLATQNPIEYHGTYPLPESQLDRFLMRLSIGYPDRDIEKKLLMNRQQGEPVDSLGTVLSLEELLALQAQVDQVRLEESLVDYILQVVTATRTTPLLRAGVSTRGALAWVRAAKARALVQGRHYCVPDDVTELMIPVLAHRLSLGSVGQDIQTHRQESEAILRDLAAEIPVPV